Within Lujinxingia vulgaris, the genomic segment GTCAGCGAACGCGTGGCCGCGGACGGCAGCATCGTTGTCCCCATGGATGAGAAAAGCCTGCAAGCTGCAGTCCAGAAGTTGTTGGAACAGGAGGTTGAGGCCAT encodes:
- a CDS encoding hydantoinase/oxoprolinase N-terminal domain-containing protein, with amino-acid sequence VSERVAADGSIVVPMDEKSLQAAVQKLLEQEVEAIAVSLLFSFANPSHERAVADYIHEVVF